Proteins from one Malaya genurostris strain Urasoe2022 chromosome 2, Malgen_1.1, whole genome shotgun sequence genomic window:
- the LOC131431937 gene encoding signal-induced proliferation-associated 1-like protein 1 isoform X2 has product MYHRTRASSVHYPITKKTKDSNHGMMGMQAELGGGPPLQSTPSMMATNGGGPPSGNLNLLSGQGGGGGGIHHHIGPPQHLHPSQSLSGLQQHQQQQQQQMGGGRSGGTARERAMHAVEYYNSNVLRARVGAGLAGPRSSVHDRYPYIQRHNGMTVGGKLAPPNSENLYRSNSSLELIHDHSGNHDGLHPGGSNLRREYGSHGSIDVISSDRHHAGQSTGESFLAMLAEYRPAVFGMDHTHHHTVVAHHGHHDGGRNGGGGGGGGGISSGEDSLDRGNASPKLRMKFNRLWSSSSGGQAGKAGRAQQTQSASLEDPSMSANVSMLSNVSASSTTTVSSADIEERQRRRAFAHFDCQSLTANLGYAAKLRGLLLARRRNTTTGASAAATYGTRSSTPDGESIDEDYGDGQGNELLESCPFFRNEVGGEEEREVSLTRMQSPLPVGQQRRAIHRPLLAYGVSVLECSSSETLWKANTCPYQKGSRPIEQIDNGALYYRQFFFGQEHQNWFGMDEQLGPVAISIKKDKLPPTTTPTLTIHGTDVTPSTSQTQQHLYRLIVRTSELLTLRGSVIEDSIPNPRGPGKHVSTKEILEYVAPEVQISCLRLGVNTPQCEQQLLKLDEQGLTNKYKVGILYCRAGQSSEEDMYNNEDAGPAFNEFLDTIGKRVRLKGFEHYKAGLDNKTDSTGTHSLYASYQDCEIMFHVSTMLPFTPNNRQQLLRKRHIGNDIVTVVFQEPGALPFTPKNIRSQFQHVFIIVRAVNPCTDHTQYRVSVSRSKEVPVFGPPVRPGALYAKSKHFADFLLSKVINAENAAHRSEKFATMATRTRQEYLKDLTSNYCSATLVDTGQKFSIFPSKKRERSKPRFSGDLTQRGAFCWQVVLHDSGQSTHVDCFLGISAETFVLIEECSRQIIFVTPCKAILGWSTSQNSLRVYHHQGECVTLNMRDSGDRDEQLEVIERLRAVTNGCGALELGLRRNPMGQLGFHVQPDGVVTQVEISGQAWTAGLRQGYRLVEICKVAVATLSHDQMVDLLKTSAQVTVTVIESFADFSPRRGCSLQNCRFNSMNYENEYDSVPERTDKNGKKHLPSAQLQSANHRRRYERNFSPPRSSNSSGYGTGSSSRSFTALNQNGVPPSNDHRYCPDMGTLTSSSSGHSSNDERWYDVLDPQQEAAAPSMPPPSEPNIYHHPKLTSSSNSLPLAGVTPRPLSLHNDTTRQLVMNNANNNANIALLKRLIISENNGHENNGGEPLYSSSMKNLANTQHLSATEEEDLSRHNSPQLKRSATTTNIYGINGGKKPPTTTTNGPPSSSSTSSSRNNSPRPNSGIIDTKLRQKSAAPQRNSVNYTGSSLQEDLMKLINPDYIAAASSDDNFNGGSIEKMQKGHPNSHSLGNISSLAAAGGLKPIQPLIQKSRSREGINLGSSSNLKLSKPNGNANGSVNINHSEQDPDVLFTAARPTTVVSSSNCSSPANELNNNSGKLLINEDHLKMSPSRKQQMMAAAAVAGGILKNSMMTNGGGNGSAVSNGNSATGGKIPLPDMKEMDWSSLVDTATKAMTQLTESASKSHPQANVYYDDISQVLNGVVQQQQQLQQQQQQLQHLKQQQQLQHAQIATTHQNGGGGSSSNGTPVISDLSSNSSSASPVSIGSGASGHQMQNSSSLPELQSQVTQLSDRVLREQRRRRSLEHAVRRLTEENRRLQDESQAAVQQLRRFTEWFFQTIDRQS; this is encoded by the exons GATTCCAACCATGGGATGATGGGAATGCAAGCGGAGCTCGGTGGTGGACCACCGTTGCAATCGACACCGTCAATGATGGCCACTAACGGTGGTGGTCCCCCAAGTGGAAACCTAAATCTGCTGTCTGGTcagggaggaggaggaggaggaattCACCATCACATCGGTCCACCGCAGCATCTTCATCCTTCCCAGTCGCTGTCGGGTCTGCAACAAcaccagcaacaacaacaacaacaaatggGCGGAGGACGTTCCGGTGGTACGGCACGGGAACGAGCGATGCACGCCGTCGAGTACTACAACAGTAATGTGCTGAGGGCACGGGTCGGTGCTGGGCTTGCTGGACCGCGAAGTTCAGTTCACGACCGGTATCCTTACATTCAACGGCATAACGGTATGACCGTGGGAGGAAAGCTTGCTCCACCGAATTCGGAAAATTTGTACAGAAGTAATTCGAGTCTGGAGCTGATCCACGATCACAGCGGCAATCACGATGGGTTACACCCGGGCGGAAGTAATTTACGTAGGGAATACGGCAGTCACGGTTCCATCGACGTGATCTCGTCGGATCGACATCACGCGGGACAATCGACGGGGGAAAGTTTCCTGGCAATGTTGGCCGAATACAGGCCGGCCGTGTTCGGGATGGATCACACACATCATCACACAGTAGTAGCACATCACGGACATCACGACGGTGGACGCAATGGtggtggcggcggcggcggtggcGGGATATCCTCCGGAGAGGATAGTTTAGATCGGGGAAATGCAAGTCCTAAGTTgaggatgaaattcaatcggCTGTGGTCGTCATCATCCGGAGGACAAGCGGGAAAGGCAGGACGTGCTCAACAGACCCAAAGTGCTTCGCTGGAAGATCCGTCGATGAGTGCAAATGTTTCGATGCTGTCCAATGTGAGTGCCTCGTCGACTACGACGGTATCATCGGCGGACATTGAAGAACGTCAACGACGAAGAGCGTTTGCTCATTTCGATTGTCAGTCGCTTACCGCCAATTTGGGTTACGCTGCCAAACTGAGGGGACTGTTGCTGGCTAGAAGGCGGAATACCACAACCGGAGCATCCGCTGCAGCAACCTACGGGACCCGGTCTTCGACTCCGGACGGCGAAAGTATAGATGAAGATTACGGAGACGGACAGGGTAATGAACTGTTGGAAAGCTGTCCCTTCTTTCGGAATGAAGTTGGTGGAGAAGAAGAGCGTGAGGTTAGTTTGACGAGGATGCAAAGTCCGCTTCCGGTAGGTCAGCAGCGACGGGCAATCCATCGACCTCTGCTGGCGTATGGAGTTTCCGTACTGGAATGTAGTTCGAGTGAAACACTGTGGAAGGCAAATACCTGCCCGTACCAGAAAGGTTCGCGTCCGATCGAACAGATTGACAACGGTGCCCTGTACTATCGTCAGTTTTTCTTCGGTCAGGAACATCAGAATTGGTTCGGGATGGATGAACAGTTGGGACCGGTGGCGATTTCGATCAAGAAGGACAAACTGCCGCCAACTACAACGCCCACCCTGACGATCCACGGAACGGATGTGACACCGAGCACCAGCCAAACTCAGCAGCATCTGTACCGGTTGATTGTACGAACGTCGGAACTGTTGACACTGCGTGGGTCCGTCATCGAAGATTCCATTCCGAATCCCCGGGGACCGGGTAAACATGTTAGTACCAAAGAAATTCTGGAATACGTTGCGCCAGAAGTACAAATCAGTTGTTTGAGGTTGGGTGTCAATACGCCACAGTGCGAACAGCAGCTCCTGAAGCTAGACGAACAGGGTCTGACCAACAAGTACAAGGTCGGTATTCTCTACTGCCGTGCGGGACAGTCGTCCGAGGAGGACATGTACAACAACGAAGACGCCGGTCCCGCGTTCAACGAGTTTTTGGACACCATCGGAAAACGGGTTCGTTTGAAGGGTTTCGAACATTACAAAGCCGGACTGGACAATAAAACGGACTCGACGGGAACGCACTCGCTGTATGCCAGCTATCAGGACTGTGAAATTATGTTCCACGTTTCCACCATGCTTCCTTTTACGCCAAACAATCGGCAGCAACTGCTGCGCAAACGTCACATCGGAAACGATATCGTGACGGTTGTTTTCCAGGAACCGGGCGCTCTCCCGTTTACTCCAAAGAACATACGTAGCCAGTTTCAGCACGTGTTTATCATCGTTCGGGCAGTGAATCCCTGCACCGATCATACCCAGTATCGGGTGTCGGTGTCCCGATCGAAGGAGGTGCCCGTTTTCGGTCCGCCCGTACGGCCGGGAGCTCTCTATGCCAAAAGTAAACACTTTGCCGATTTCCTGCTGTCCAAAGTGATTAACGCGGAAAATGCGGCTCACCGTTCGGAGAAATTTGCTACCATGGCCACCAGAACGAGACAGGAATATCTGAAGGATCTTACGAGCAACTATTGCAGTGCCACGCTGGTCGATACCGGACAGAAGTTTTCGATTTTCCCGAGTAAGAAACGGGAACGAAGTAAACCGAGATTTTCCGGAGATCTAACGCAAAGGGGTGCATTCTGTTGGCAGGTAGTGCTGCATGACAGTGGCCAGTCGACGCATGTCGACTGTTTTCTGGGCATTTCGGCGGAAACATTTGTGCTGATTGAGGAATGCTCCCGACAGATCATCTTCGTAACGCCGTGTAAAGCAATTTTGGGTTGGTCAACCAGTCAAAATTCGCTTCGAGTCTATCACCATCAAGGCGAATGTGTGACGCTAAATATGCGAGATTCGGGCGATCGTGATGAACAGCTCGAGGTCATTGAGCGGTTACGTGCCGTAACCAATGGTTGTGGTGCTTTGGAGCTGGGACTTCGGAGAAATCCGATGGGTCAACTGGGTTTCCATGTGCAACCGGATGGAGTTGTGACACAGGTGGAAATTTCCGGACAGGCATGGACTGCCGGTTTACGCCAGGGCTACCGATTGGTGGAAATTTGCAAGGTAGCCGTGGCTACCTTGTCCCACGATCAGATGGTCGATTTGTTGAAAACTTCCGCTCAGGTCACGGTTACGGTGATAGAATCATTTGCGGACTTTAGCCCACGAAGGGGTTGTTCGTTGCAAAACTGTCGCTTTAACTCGATGAACTACGAAAATGAGTACGATAGCGTTCCGGAGCGAACCGATAAAAATGGCAAGAAACATTTGCCGAGTGCTCAGCTGCAGTCGGCAAATCACCGAAGGAGATACGAAAGAAATTTCTCTCCTCCACGATCGAGCAACAGTTCCGGCTACGGTACGGGAAGTAGTAGCCGATCATTCACCGCTCTGAACCAGAACGGTGTTCCACCGTCGAACGATCATCGGTACTGTCCGGATATGGGAACTCTAACCAGCTCTTCGAGTGGTCACTCTTCCAACGACGAACGTTGGTATGATGTTTTAGACCCACAGCAAGAAGCCGCCGCACCGAGTATGCCTCCTCCATCGGAACCCAACATCTATCATCACCCAAAGTTAACATCCTCGAGCAATTCGCTACCCCTTGCTGGAGTAACTCCCCGTCCTCTGTCACTTCACAATGACACCACACGCCAACTGGTGATGAACAATGCGAACAACAATGCCAACATCGCCCTACTCAAACGATTGATTATCAGTGAAAATAACGGACATGAAAATAACGGAGGCGAACCACTGTATAGTAGTTCCATGAAAAATCTTGCCAACACTCAGCACCTGAGTGCCACCGAGGAAGAAGATCTATCACGACATAACTCACCGCAGCTAAAGCGATCCGCAACGACAACCAACATATACGGAATCAACGGTGGAAAGAAACCACCTACCACCACCACCAATGGGCCTCCCAGTTCGAGTAGTACCTCCAGTTCCCGGAACAACAGTCCCCGTCCGAACAGTGGAATCATCGATACAAAACTGCGCCAGAAGAGTGCAGCTCCCCAAAGGAACAGTGTCAACTACACGGGTAGTTCCCTGCAAGAGGATTTAATGAAGCTAATCAATCCGGACTACATTGCTGCCGCTTCGAGTGACGACAACTTCAATGGAGGGTCAatcgaaaaaatgcaaaaagGTCACCCGAACAGTCACAGTCTGGGAAACATTTCGTCGCTGGCCGCGGCCGGTGGACTGAAACCGATTCAACCGTTAATCCAGAAATCACGTTCGCGAGAAGGAATCAATTTGGGATCTTCCAGCAATTTGAAGCTCTCCAAGCCCAATGGAAATGCGAACGGTTCGGTCAATATCAACCATTCCGAACAGGATCCGGATGTGCTATTTACGGCGGCACGTCCGACCACGGTAGTATCCAGCAGCAACTGTTCCAGTCCAGCCAACGAGCTGAACAACAATTCCGGCAAACTACTCATCAACGAGGATCATCTGAAAATGTCACCCAGTCGGAAACAGCAAATGATGGCGGCGGCGGCAGTCGCCGGTGGTATTCTGAAGAACAGTATGATGACTAATGGTGGTGGTAATGGTTCCGCGGTCAGCAACGGCAATTCGGCTACCGGTGGAAAGATTCCCCTGCCTGACATGAAGGAAATGGACTGGAGCAGTTTGGTGGACACGGCAACCAAGGCGATGACACAG CTCACCGAGTCCGCTTCGAAATCGCACCCGCAAGCGAACGTGTACTACGACGATATTAGCCAAGTCCTGAACGGTGTTGtccagcagcaacagcaactacaacagcagcaacagcagctgcagcacttgaaacaacaacaacagctgcAACATGCTCAGATTGCGACGACACATCAAAATGGCGGCGGCGGCAGCAGCAGTAACGGGACGCCGGTCATATCGGATCTATCCTCCAATTCCAGCTCGGCCTCACCGGTATCGATCGGTAGCGGTGCCAGTGGACATCAAATGCAAAACAGTTCCAGCCTTCCGGAATTGCAGAGCCAAGTGACGCAGCTGTCCGATCGGGTGCTACGGGAGCAACGTCGCCGACGATCTCTGGAACACGCTGTCCGGCGGTTGACCGAGGAAAATCGACGCTTGCAGGACGAAAGTCAAGCCGCCGTTCAACAGCTTCGTCGGTTCACCGAGTGGTTCTTTCAAACCATCGATCGGCAATcataa
- the LOC131431937 gene encoding signal-induced proliferation-associated 1-like protein 1 isoform X3 — protein sequence MMGMQAELGGGPPLQSTPSMMATNGGGPPSGNLNLLSGQGGGGGGIHHHIGPPQHLHPSQSLSGLQQHQQQQQQQMGGGRSGGTARERAMHAVEYYNSNVLRARVGAGLAGPRSSVHDRYPYIQRHNGMTVGGKLAPPNSENLYRSNSSLELIHDHSGNHDGLHPGGSNLRREYGSHGSIDVISSDRHHAGQSTGESFLAMLAEYRPAVFGMDHTHHHTVVAHHGHHDGGRNGGGGGGGGGISSGEDSLDRGNASPKLRMKFNRLWSSSSGGQAGKAGRAQQTQSASLEDPSMSANVSMLSNVSASSTTTVSSADIEERQRRRAFAHFDCQSLTANLGYAAKLRGLLLARRRNTTTGASAAATYGTRSSTPDGESIDEDYGDGQGNELLESCPFFRNEVGGEEEREVSLTRMQSPLPVGQQRRAIHRPLLAYGVSVLECSSSETLWKANTCPYQKGSRPIEQIDNGALYYRQFFFGQEHQNWFGMDEQLGPVAISIKKDKLPPTTTPTLTIHGTDVTPSTSQTQQHLYRLIVRTSELLTLRGSVIEDSIPNPRGPGKHVSTKEILEYVAPEVQISCLRLGVNTPQCEQQLLKLDEQGLTNKYKVGILYCRAGQSSEEDMYNNEDAGPAFNEFLDTIGKRVRLKGFEHYKAGLDNKTDSTGTHSLYASYQDCEIMFHVSTMLPFTPNNRQQLLRKRHIGNDIVTVVFQEPGALPFTPKNIRSQFQHVFIIVRAVNPCTDHTQYRVSVSRSKEVPVFGPPVRPGALYAKSKHFADFLLSKVINAENAAHRSEKFATMATRTRQEYLKDLTSNYCSATLVDTGQKFSIFPSKKRERSKPRFSGDLTQRGAFCWQVVLHDSGQSTHVDCFLGISAETFVLIEECSRQIIFVTPCKAILGWSTSQNSLRVYHHQGECVTLNMRDSGDRDEQLEVIERLRAVTNGCGALELGLRRNPMGQLGFHVQPDGVVTQVEISGQAWTAGLRQGYRLVEICKVAVATLSHDQMVDLLKTSAQVTVTVIESFADFSPRRGCSLQNCRFNSMNYENEYDSVPERTDKNGKKHLPSAQLQSANHRRRYERNFSPPRSSNSSGYGTGSSSRSFTALNQNGVPPSNDHRYCPDMGTLTSSSSGHSSNDERWYDVLDPQQEAAAPSMPPPSEPNIYHHPKLTSSSNSLPLAGVTPRPLSLHNDTTRQLVMNNANNNANIALLKRLIISENNGHENNGGEPLYSSSMKNLANTQHLSATEEEDLSRHNSPQLKRSATTTNIYGINGGKKPPTTTTNGPPSSSSTSSSRNNSPRPNSGIIDTKLRQKSAAPQRNSVNYTGSSLQEDLMKLINPDYIAAASSDDNFNGGSIEKMQKGHPNSHSLGNISSLAAAGGLKPIQPLIQKSRSREGINLGSSSNLKLSKPNGNANGSVNINHSEQDPDVLFTAARPTTVVSSSNCSSPANELNNNSGKLLINEDHLKMSPSRKQQMMAAAAVAGGILKNSMMTNGGGNGSAVSNGNSATGGKIPLPDMKEMDWSSLVDTATKAMTQLTESASKSHPQANVYYDDISQVLNGVVQQQQQLQQQQQQLQHLKQQQQLQHAQIATTHQNGGGGSSSNGTPVISDLSSNSSSASPVSIGSGASGHQMQNSSSLPELQSQVTQLSDRVLREQRRRRSLEHAVRRLTEENRRLQDESQAAVQQLRRFTEWFFQTIDRQS from the exons ATGATGGGAATGCAAGCGGAGCTCGGTGGTGGACCACCGTTGCAATCGACACCGTCAATGATGGCCACTAACGGTGGTGGTCCCCCAAGTGGAAACCTAAATCTGCTGTCTGGTcagggaggaggaggaggaggaattCACCATCACATCGGTCCACCGCAGCATCTTCATCCTTCCCAGTCGCTGTCGGGTCTGCAACAAcaccagcaacaacaacaacaacaaatggGCGGAGGACGTTCCGGTGGTACGGCACGGGAACGAGCGATGCACGCCGTCGAGTACTACAACAGTAATGTGCTGAGGGCACGGGTCGGTGCTGGGCTTGCTGGACCGCGAAGTTCAGTTCACGACCGGTATCCTTACATTCAACGGCATAACGGTATGACCGTGGGAGGAAAGCTTGCTCCACCGAATTCGGAAAATTTGTACAGAAGTAATTCGAGTCTGGAGCTGATCCACGATCACAGCGGCAATCACGATGGGTTACACCCGGGCGGAAGTAATTTACGTAGGGAATACGGCAGTCACGGTTCCATCGACGTGATCTCGTCGGATCGACATCACGCGGGACAATCGACGGGGGAAAGTTTCCTGGCAATGTTGGCCGAATACAGGCCGGCCGTGTTCGGGATGGATCACACACATCATCACACAGTAGTAGCACATCACGGACATCACGACGGTGGACGCAATGGtggtggcggcggcggcggtggcGGGATATCCTCCGGAGAGGATAGTTTAGATCGGGGAAATGCAAGTCCTAAGTTgaggatgaaattcaatcggCTGTGGTCGTCATCATCCGGAGGACAAGCGGGAAAGGCAGGACGTGCTCAACAGACCCAAAGTGCTTCGCTGGAAGATCCGTCGATGAGTGCAAATGTTTCGATGCTGTCCAATGTGAGTGCCTCGTCGACTACGACGGTATCATCGGCGGACATTGAAGAACGTCAACGACGAAGAGCGTTTGCTCATTTCGATTGTCAGTCGCTTACCGCCAATTTGGGTTACGCTGCCAAACTGAGGGGACTGTTGCTGGCTAGAAGGCGGAATACCACAACCGGAGCATCCGCTGCAGCAACCTACGGGACCCGGTCTTCGACTCCGGACGGCGAAAGTATAGATGAAGATTACGGAGACGGACAGGGTAATGAACTGTTGGAAAGCTGTCCCTTCTTTCGGAATGAAGTTGGTGGAGAAGAAGAGCGTGAGGTTAGTTTGACGAGGATGCAAAGTCCGCTTCCGGTAGGTCAGCAGCGACGGGCAATCCATCGACCTCTGCTGGCGTATGGAGTTTCCGTACTGGAATGTAGTTCGAGTGAAACACTGTGGAAGGCAAATACCTGCCCGTACCAGAAAGGTTCGCGTCCGATCGAACAGATTGACAACGGTGCCCTGTACTATCGTCAGTTTTTCTTCGGTCAGGAACATCAGAATTGGTTCGGGATGGATGAACAGTTGGGACCGGTGGCGATTTCGATCAAGAAGGACAAACTGCCGCCAACTACAACGCCCACCCTGACGATCCACGGAACGGATGTGACACCGAGCACCAGCCAAACTCAGCAGCATCTGTACCGGTTGATTGTACGAACGTCGGAACTGTTGACACTGCGTGGGTCCGTCATCGAAGATTCCATTCCGAATCCCCGGGGACCGGGTAAACATGTTAGTACCAAAGAAATTCTGGAATACGTTGCGCCAGAAGTACAAATCAGTTGTTTGAGGTTGGGTGTCAATACGCCACAGTGCGAACAGCAGCTCCTGAAGCTAGACGAACAGGGTCTGACCAACAAGTACAAGGTCGGTATTCTCTACTGCCGTGCGGGACAGTCGTCCGAGGAGGACATGTACAACAACGAAGACGCCGGTCCCGCGTTCAACGAGTTTTTGGACACCATCGGAAAACGGGTTCGTTTGAAGGGTTTCGAACATTACAAAGCCGGACTGGACAATAAAACGGACTCGACGGGAACGCACTCGCTGTATGCCAGCTATCAGGACTGTGAAATTATGTTCCACGTTTCCACCATGCTTCCTTTTACGCCAAACAATCGGCAGCAACTGCTGCGCAAACGTCACATCGGAAACGATATCGTGACGGTTGTTTTCCAGGAACCGGGCGCTCTCCCGTTTACTCCAAAGAACATACGTAGCCAGTTTCAGCACGTGTTTATCATCGTTCGGGCAGTGAATCCCTGCACCGATCATACCCAGTATCGGGTGTCGGTGTCCCGATCGAAGGAGGTGCCCGTTTTCGGTCCGCCCGTACGGCCGGGAGCTCTCTATGCCAAAAGTAAACACTTTGCCGATTTCCTGCTGTCCAAAGTGATTAACGCGGAAAATGCGGCTCACCGTTCGGAGAAATTTGCTACCATGGCCACCAGAACGAGACAGGAATATCTGAAGGATCTTACGAGCAACTATTGCAGTGCCACGCTGGTCGATACCGGACAGAAGTTTTCGATTTTCCCGAGTAAGAAACGGGAACGAAGTAAACCGAGATTTTCCGGAGATCTAACGCAAAGGGGTGCATTCTGTTGGCAGGTAGTGCTGCATGACAGTGGCCAGTCGACGCATGTCGACTGTTTTCTGGGCATTTCGGCGGAAACATTTGTGCTGATTGAGGAATGCTCCCGACAGATCATCTTCGTAACGCCGTGTAAAGCAATTTTGGGTTGGTCAACCAGTCAAAATTCGCTTCGAGTCTATCACCATCAAGGCGAATGTGTGACGCTAAATATGCGAGATTCGGGCGATCGTGATGAACAGCTCGAGGTCATTGAGCGGTTACGTGCCGTAACCAATGGTTGTGGTGCTTTGGAGCTGGGACTTCGGAGAAATCCGATGGGTCAACTGGGTTTCCATGTGCAACCGGATGGAGTTGTGACACAGGTGGAAATTTCCGGACAGGCATGGACTGCCGGTTTACGCCAGGGCTACCGATTGGTGGAAATTTGCAAGGTAGCCGTGGCTACCTTGTCCCACGATCAGATGGTCGATTTGTTGAAAACTTCCGCTCAGGTCACGGTTACGGTGATAGAATCATTTGCGGACTTTAGCCCACGAAGGGGTTGTTCGTTGCAAAACTGTCGCTTTAACTCGATGAACTACGAAAATGAGTACGATAGCGTTCCGGAGCGAACCGATAAAAATGGCAAGAAACATTTGCCGAGTGCTCAGCTGCAGTCGGCAAATCACCGAAGGAGATACGAAAGAAATTTCTCTCCTCCACGATCGAGCAACAGTTCCGGCTACGGTACGGGAAGTAGTAGCCGATCATTCACCGCTCTGAACCAGAACGGTGTTCCACCGTCGAACGATCATCGGTACTGTCCGGATATGGGAACTCTAACCAGCTCTTCGAGTGGTCACTCTTCCAACGACGAACGTTGGTATGATGTTTTAGACCCACAGCAAGAAGCCGCCGCACCGAGTATGCCTCCTCCATCGGAACCCAACATCTATCATCACCCAAAGTTAACATCCTCGAGCAATTCGCTACCCCTTGCTGGAGTAACTCCCCGTCCTCTGTCACTTCACAATGACACCACACGCCAACTGGTGATGAACAATGCGAACAACAATGCCAACATCGCCCTACTCAAACGATTGATTATCAGTGAAAATAACGGACATGAAAATAACGGAGGCGAACCACTGTATAGTAGTTCCATGAAAAATCTTGCCAACACTCAGCACCTGAGTGCCACCGAGGAAGAAGATCTATCACGACATAACTCACCGCAGCTAAAGCGATCCGCAACGACAACCAACATATACGGAATCAACGGTGGAAAGAAACCACCTACCACCACCACCAATGGGCCTCCCAGTTCGAGTAGTACCTCCAGTTCCCGGAACAACAGTCCCCGTCCGAACAGTGGAATCATCGATACAAAACTGCGCCAGAAGAGTGCAGCTCCCCAAAGGAACAGTGTCAACTACACGGGTAGTTCCCTGCAAGAGGATTTAATGAAGCTAATCAATCCGGACTACATTGCTGCCGCTTCGAGTGACGACAACTTCAATGGAGGGTCAatcgaaaaaatgcaaaaagGTCACCCGAACAGTCACAGTCTGGGAAACATTTCGTCGCTGGCCGCGGCCGGTGGACTGAAACCGATTCAACCGTTAATCCAGAAATCACGTTCGCGAGAAGGAATCAATTTGGGATCTTCCAGCAATTTGAAGCTCTCCAAGCCCAATGGAAATGCGAACGGTTCGGTCAATATCAACCATTCCGAACAGGATCCGGATGTGCTATTTACGGCGGCACGTCCGACCACGGTAGTATCCAGCAGCAACTGTTCCAGTCCAGCCAACGAGCTGAACAACAATTCCGGCAAACTACTCATCAACGAGGATCATCTGAAAATGTCACCCAGTCGGAAACAGCAAATGATGGCGGCGGCGGCAGTCGCCGGTGGTATTCTGAAGAACAGTATGATGACTAATGGTGGTGGTAATGGTTCCGCGGTCAGCAACGGCAATTCGGCTACCGGTGGAAAGATTCCCCTGCCTGACATGAAGGAAATGGACTGGAGCAGTTTGGTGGACACGGCAACCAAGGCGATGACACAG CTCACCGAGTCCGCTTCGAAATCGCACCCGCAAGCGAACGTGTACTACGACGATATTAGCCAAGTCCTGAACGGTGTTGtccagcagcaacagcaactacaacagcagcaacagcagctgcagcacttgaaacaacaacaacagctgcAACATGCTCAGATTGCGACGACACATCAAAATGGCGGCGGCGGCAGCAGCAGTAACGGGACGCCGGTCATATCGGATCTATCCTCCAATTCCAGCTCGGCCTCACCGGTATCGATCGGTAGCGGTGCCAGTGGACATCAAATGCAAAACAGTTCCAGCCTTCCGGAATTGCAGAGCCAAGTGACGCAGCTGTCCGATCGGGTGCTACGGGAGCAACGTCGCCGACGATCTCTGGAACACGCTGTCCGGCGGTTGACCGAGGAAAATCGACGCTTGCAGGACGAAAGTCAAGCCGCCGTTCAACAGCTTCGTCGGTTCACCGAGTGGTTCTTTCAAACCATCGATCGGCAATcataa